The following proteins are encoded in a genomic region of Dehalococcoidia bacterium:
- a CDS encoding glutaredoxin domain-containing protein translates to MSAKEVKVYSTPTCPCCRRVKQFLEDNGIKYKDFNVAEDPAAREEMINKCKRLAVPTICIYGEVILGFNEAQLKEKLGL, encoded by the coding sequence ATGAGTGCCAAAGAGGTGAAGGTCTATTCCACCCCCACATGCCCCTGTTGTAGGAGGGTCAAGCAATTCCTTGAGGATAACGGCATCAAGTATAAAGACTTCAATGTCGCTGAAGATCCTGCCGCCCGCGAGGAGATGATCAATAAATGCAAACGATTGGCAGTTCCAACCATTTGCATTTATGGGGAGGTCATCTTGGGTTTCAACGAAGCGCAGCTTAAAGAGAAATTAGGCCTCTAA